A genome region from Candidatus Poribacteria bacterium includes the following:
- a CDS encoding aldo/keto reductase, protein MAYEIPKTVLGRTGLTVTRLGIGGAYCESADGYRKAIDAGVNYMDTARAYRDGEDEKVVGAAIKGQRDRLIIATKTAQRDAKGARAELETSLRQLGVDYIDIYQLHHLNTKAERDQALAPGGALEMAQKARDEGLIRFIGVTGHDWVQIQHAVDTGFFDTVLCWYNCAMKTPEDTVFRAADKHNTGVVIMNASRNDRLFGDSDAPSPEQFYRYVLSHKSVNLTIMGLRDVDRFQRIAEALSEQETLASEARIDMEKYGAQRFEEGALT, encoded by the coding sequence ATGGCTTATGAGATTCCGAAAACAGTCTTAGGTCGCACGGGATTGACGGTTACCCGACTCGGTATCGGTGGCGCGTATTGCGAATCCGCTGACGGTTACCGCAAGGCAATTGATGCCGGTGTCAATTATATGGATACGGCGCGTGCATACAGAGATGGTGAGGACGAAAAAGTTGTCGGAGCCGCCATAAAAGGGCAACGCGATCGGTTGATTATTGCGACGAAAACCGCTCAGCGCGATGCAAAAGGGGCACGGGCAGAACTCGAAACGTCGTTACGGCAGCTTGGTGTTGATTACATCGACATCTACCAACTGCATCACCTGAACACGAAAGCAGAACGCGACCAAGCCTTGGCACCCGGAGGCGCATTGGAGATGGCGCAAAAGGCACGAGATGAAGGACTCATCCGCTTCATCGGCGTTACTGGACACGATTGGGTCCAAATACAACATGCCGTTGACACAGGATTTTTCGATACCGTCCTCTGTTGGTACAATTGTGCGATGAAAACGCCAGAAGATACCGTTTTCCGCGCTGCCGACAAACACAATACGGGTGTTGTTATCATGAATGCCTCGCGGAATGACAGGCTTTTTGGAGACTCAGACGCGCCATCTCCAGAACAATTCTATCGCTACGTGCTTAGCCACAAGAGCGTAAACCTAACGATTATGGGATTGAGAGATGTTGATCGATTCCAGCGGATCGCAGAAGCACTCTCCGAGCAAGAAACCTTAGCATCAGAGGCGCGAATAGATATGGAAAAATACGGAGCGCAGCGGTTCGAAGAAGGCGCACTGACTTAA
- a CDS encoding glycoside hydrolase family 32 protein: MNTTIQKTEALIHSTRVLDAVYTDDSYRPRYHFTPPFGWMNDVNGSIFWKGRYHIFYQHNPEGGYWKWMQWGHASSVDLVHWVHHPIALTPDLDGPDRNGCFSGGALVSREGIPTFIYHGVPDGTCIATSDDDLLITWDKHPANPVIPVPAPGEKGHGEYIVFDPCAWLEGDTYYALIGNRIPGQTGDGTALFKSSDLAEWEFVRSFYQSRREWTDAEEDCAVPDFYPLGDKHMLLFCSHWQGTQYYLGRFENERYYAESYGRMSWEGGLLGGARSLLDAQGRRIFFDWIREIRGVEQERASGWSGVMTLPRILSLATDGSLRIEPVPELECLRMNPKVRENITLTADALDLEDVQGNCLELDVEIDPNDATEVGVQVLCSPDQAEQTGILYVPAERTLKIEVSRSTLNEAIRYPHYRDAGGTARLPESERFVDAQRAPFALKGSETLQLRIYVDKSVVEVFANGRQCITQRVYPTRADSTGVRLMSRGGQARFRSVQAWEMAPAF; encoded by the coding sequence ATGAACACAACCATCCAAAAAACAGAAGCACTCATCCATTCTACACGCGTGCTTGATGCCGTGTATACAGACGACTCTTACCGTCCACGTTACCACTTCACCCCACCATTCGGTTGGATGAACGATGTCAATGGTTCGATCTTTTGGAAGGGACGGTACCATATCTTCTATCAACACAATCCCGAAGGCGGTTATTGGAAATGGATGCAATGGGGACACGCATCGAGTGTGGATCTCGTGCATTGGGTGCATCACCCAATCGCTTTAACGCCCGATCTCGACGGACCTGACAGGAACGGCTGCTTTAGCGGTGGTGCGCTCGTGAGTCGAGAAGGTATTCCGACATTCATTTACCATGGGGTTCCAGACGGAACATGTATCGCAACGAGCGATGACGATCTGCTCATCACGTGGGACAAGCATCCAGCCAACCCAGTAATTCCCGTCCCCGCACCCGGTGAGAAAGGACACGGTGAGTATATTGTGTTTGACCCGTGTGCGTGGTTGGAAGGCGACACCTATTACGCACTCATCGGGAACAGGATACCCGGACAAACTGGGGACGGGACTGCGCTGTTTAAGTCGTCTGACCTCGCGGAGTGGGAATTTGTACGCTCCTTTTATCAATCTCGGCGCGAGTGGACAGACGCCGAAGAGGATTGCGCTGTCCCCGATTTTTATCCGTTGGGCGATAAGCACATGTTACTGTTTTGTAGCCACTGGCAAGGCACACAGTATTATCTCGGTAGGTTTGAAAACGAACGGTATTATGCTGAAAGCTACGGACGGATGAGTTGGGAGGGTGGATTGCTTGGTGGAGCGCGCTCGCTATTAGACGCGCAAGGTCGCCGTATCTTTTTCGATTGGATTCGCGAGATCCGCGGGGTTGAGCAGGAACGTGCCTCCGGTTGGTCAGGGGTGATGACCCTACCGCGTATCCTTTCCCTCGCAACCGACGGTAGTTTGCGAATTGAACCAGTACCCGAACTGGAATGCCTGCGGATGAACCCGAAAGTACGTGAAAATATCACGCTGACTGCTGATGCGTTAGACTTAGAAGATGTCCAAGGGAATTGTCTTGAGTTGGATGTCGAAATTGATCCCAACGATGCGACTGAGGTCGGCGTTCAAGTGCTCTGCTCACCCGATCAAGCCGAACAAACAGGGATTCTTTATGTTCCGGCGGAGAGAACATTGAAAATCGAGGTAAGTCGTTCCACCTTGAACGAAGCCATCCGGTATCCACATTACAGAGATGCCGGTGGCACTGCGAGATTGCCGGAGTCGGAACGGTTTGTTGATGCCCAGCGCGCACCGTTCGCGTTGAAGGGTAGCGAAACACTTCAGCTCCGCATCTATGTCGATAAGTCCGTAGTTGAGGTGTTCGCCAACGGTAGGCAGTGCATTACACAGCGGGTTTATCCGACACGAGCGGATAGCACCGGTGTGAGATTGATGAGTCGAGGTGGACAGGCACGGTTCCGATCCGTTCAGGCATGGGAAATGGCACCCGCATTTTGA
- a CDS encoding Gfo/Idh/MocA family oxidoreductase, whose amino-acid sequence MDSSYNVAIIGCGGISHMHAGWYVNEPRASLTAIADINPEGLKAYGEQYGVEKQYTDYIEMLETEDIDLVSVCTRPILHAPVAIETAKRGVKGILSEKPMAENLGQAQEMLETCSQHGVKLAIDHQLRFNAPYVCAKQLIADGTIGDLFRIHAVCGGGDLKDNATHTVDLMRFIYGDRPVAWVIGQIERIDTPTKYDLHSEDFAIGYFKFEDNVRGIIESGSDTAPGYHHIHCYGTEGEIELAAPGGLPLRFRNAESGGIWVSPDLPPESNPVQDMIVAIEENREHRSSGHQGYATHELLMAIYESSRKRRRIQLPLEEMESPLTLMIEDGWI is encoded by the coding sequence ATGGATAGCAGCTACAACGTCGCAATAATTGGATGCGGTGGAATTTCTCACATGCACGCCGGATGGTATGTGAACGAACCGAGGGCTTCTCTGACCGCGATTGCGGATATTAACCCAGAGGGACTGAAAGCTTACGGCGAACAATACGGTGTCGAAAAGCAGTATACCGATTACATTGAGATGCTCGAAACCGAAGATATTGATCTGGTTTCCGTATGTACCCGTCCAATACTGCATGCCCCGGTCGCAATCGAAACCGCAAAACGCGGTGTGAAAGGGATTCTTTCGGAAAAACCGATGGCAGAGAATCTCGGACAGGCGCAGGAGATGCTTGAGACCTGTTCACAGCACGGCGTGAAATTGGCGATTGACCACCAGTTACGGTTTAATGCGCCGTATGTCTGTGCAAAGCAGCTGATTGCAGACGGCACGATCGGAGATCTCTTTCGCATTCACGCCGTTTGTGGCGGTGGTGACCTGAAGGACAATGCCACGCACACTGTTGATCTCATGCGATTTATCTACGGTGATCGTCCCGTCGCTTGGGTGATCGGTCAGATTGAACGTATTGACACCCCGACCAAATACGATCTGCATTCCGAGGATTTCGCGATCGGTTACTTCAAATTCGAGGACAACGTTCGTGGCATCATTGAATCGGGCAGCGACACTGCCCCCGGTTACCACCATATCCACTGCTACGGAACGGAAGGCGAGATCGAACTCGCTGCCCCCGGTGGACTACCGCTCCGTTTTCGGAACGCAGAATCGGGTGGTATTTGGGTGTCACCCGACCTTCCGCCAGAGAGTAACCCCGTGCAGGACATGATTGTTGCCATTGAAGAGAACCGGGAACACCGATCCAGCGGTCATCAGGGATACGCCACGCACGAACTCCTCATGGCGATTTATGAATCGTCTCGGAAACGCCGACGGATTCAGCTACCCCTTGAAGAGATGGAATCACCGTTGACCTTGATGATTGAGGACGGCTGGATATAG
- a CDS encoding SDR family oxidoreductase — protein sequence MMIDPNLTGKVALITGANHGIGAATALALGNQGVKVFASFFRPPCQYSEAELKRAEETGVGGDILYRAMQQKPIAHLVNRFEEAGMTISVLEADLADETNISKLFDVCEKELGPVDILINNHTHCILETFDPEQTSTDGSGIFLSTAANIDAHFVVNSRAYALMMQAYLKQYLRNGLNCGRIVNTSTDAARCHPLNVSYAASKYAIESYSHSAACEMGRYGITVNVIAPGPIQTGYILPDDEEALAKSTPLGRVGRPEDVADVTVFLCSEQARWLTGQLLYVGGGHRIP from the coding sequence ATGATGATTGATCCGAACTTAACGGGAAAAGTCGCGCTTATTACAGGTGCCAATCACGGCATCGGTGCTGCAACCGCTTTAGCGTTAGGCAACCAAGGCGTGAAAGTTTTTGCATCATTTTTTCGTCCTCCATGTCAATACAGCGAAGCAGAATTAAAGCGCGCCGAAGAGACCGGGGTCGGTGGTGATATCCTCTACCGAGCCATGCAGCAAAAGCCTATTGCGCATCTGGTCAACCGATTTGAAGAAGCTGGTATGACCATATCCGTCTTAGAGGCAGACCTTGCTGATGAAACAAACATCTCAAAACTTTTTGATGTATGCGAGAAAGAACTCGGTCCCGTTGACATATTGATTAACAATCACACGCATTGTATCTTGGAGACATTTGATCCTGAGCAAACTTCAACAGACGGAAGCGGCATTTTCCTCTCAACCGCTGCAAACATTGATGCCCACTTTGTTGTTAATTCCCGAGCGTATGCGTTAATGATGCAAGCGTATCTGAAACAATATCTTAGAAATGGACTCAACTGCGGACGCATTGTGAATACCAGTACGGATGCGGCGCGCTGCCACCCGCTGAATGTCAGTTATGCCGCAAGTAAGTACGCAATTGAATCCTATAGTCATTCTGCCGCATGTGAAATGGGAAGATACGGCATTACGGTGAACGTCATCGCACCTGGACCGATTCAGACGGGCTACATTCTACCTGATGATGAGGAAGCACTCGCAAAATCTACACCGTTAGGTAGGGTTGGCAGACCTGAAGATGTCGCTGATGTCACAGTTTTCCTCTGCTCTGAGCAAGCACGTTGGCTCACGGGACAGTTGCTCTATGTTGGAGGCGGTCATCGGATACCTTGA
- a CDS encoding HAD family hydrolase: MIKAVFFDLDGTLCDSDAAWSIAQRETFQLLREQYPDVSEEAFTEAWRTVHRELFKQLDAGKCAMADVRDARFQCLFQELGLPIDKVMEGLSGFFCSRYLTSLRLYDDVTVLEELSAYHIGIITNGAHDEHTDSQLSKVRHLGLSERIQSLTISGEIGVRKPRVEIFQVACERVGVSPKEALFVGDTVENDIVGANRAGMTSVFIDRKSDVLTPKTADEQPDYLISNLHDVLSSLKHKHDYTTSG; the protein is encoded by the coding sequence ATGATTAAGGCAGTCTTCTTTGATTTGGATGGCACACTCTGCGACTCCGACGCGGCATGGAGCATTGCACAAAGAGAAACGTTTCAACTTTTACGCGAGCAGTATCCAGATGTTTCGGAGGAAGCTTTTACGGAGGCATGGAGAACTGTCCATCGGGAACTCTTTAAGCAGCTTGACGCTGGGAAATGCGCTATGGCAGATGTGAGAGACGCACGCTTCCAGTGTTTATTTCAAGAGTTAGGTTTGCCCATAGATAAGGTTATGGAAGGATTAAGCGGCTTTTTCTGTTCACGCTACCTCACAAGTTTACGTCTTTACGACGATGTCACCGTTCTTGAAGAATTAAGTGCATACCATATCGGCATCATTACAAACGGTGCACACGATGAACACACCGACAGCCAACTTTCTAAAGTCCGACACCTTGGACTCAGTGAACGGATCCAGTCGCTTACAATTTCCGGTGAAATCGGTGTCAGAAAACCGAGAGTTGAAATTTTTCAAGTCGCTTGTGAGCGTGTTGGTGTTTCTCCGAAAGAGGCTCTGTTTGTCGGTGATACCGTTGAAAACGACATCGTTGGTGCCAACCGCGCTGGCATGACCAGTGTCTTCATTGACCGAAAATCAGATGTGTTAACACCAAAGACAGCAGACGAACAACCAGACTACTTAATCTCAAACTTACATGATGTTTTATCTTCTTTGAAACATAAACACGATTATACCACTTCTGGTTGA
- a CDS encoding GNAT family N-acetyltransferase: MNRQRHFSIEELTADHSDWQEFVTLVKDLNQDGWAFNPYFEQFSRYFLAAKQDETIVGFLMFVVWDIGPHDRDHPPIQINGKTLKEAKILAFGVKDGYRRHGIGTALQEYTIQQAKLFDCYQVRSVSGENHPENHHLKLAMGFAVEPMERDEKCLAFVMPLKSSKEW; this comes from the coding sequence ATGAACAGGCAACGACACTTTTCCATCGAAGAACTCACAGCCGATCACTCGGATTGGCAGGAATTTGTCACGCTTGTCAAGGACTTAAACCAAGACGGCTGGGCATTTAACCCGTATTTTGAGCAGTTTTCACGCTATTTTCTGGCAGCAAAGCAGGATGAGACCATCGTCGGATTTCTCATGTTTGTGGTGTGGGACATCGGTCCCCACGACCGCGACCATCCACCTATCCAGATAAACGGTAAAACACTAAAAGAGGCGAAGATCCTCGCGTTTGGCGTGAAAGACGGATACCGTCGACACGGTATCGGCACCGCACTTCAAGAATATACCATCCAGCAAGCGAAGTTATTTGACTGTTACCAAGTGCGATCCGTCAGCGGTGAAAATCATCCCGAAAACCACCATCTCAAACTCGCTATGGGATTTGCTGTCGAGCCGATGGAACGTGATGAAAAATGTTTAGCATTTGTCATGCCTCTTAAATCCTCGAAAGAGTGGTAA
- a CDS encoding LamG domain-containing protein has translation MNRTLRQILVIAITATVLMAASITHARQAITDGLVSYWSFNKDSVAGKTVKDIVGANDGTMDGNVEIVDGKVGEALKFSGGHVDCGADKSLTDIGDQITLEVWIKPEKPGWAIFAGISRSGNNSYVIAWSDQTRVDFNLWNGALETWPFHSVGQPDVGKWHHVAGVYDGSVAIIYVNGEVDNEKKFEGVLKHNGENFWMGARKSDGLPYHGILDELRLYNRGLSQEEIENNLEAEGLAVDPTQKLALTWGAIKVSQ, from the coding sequence ATGAACAGGACTCTGAGACAAATATTAGTTATAGCCATTACAGCGACTGTTTTAATGGCTGCAAGCATAACACACGCGCGTCAAGCGATTACCGATGGGTTGGTAAGTTACTGGTCGTTCAATAAGGATTCGGTCGCAGGGAAAACGGTTAAAGACATTGTCGGTGCAAACGATGGAACTATGGATGGGAATGTCGAGATCGTTGACGGTAAAGTGGGTGAGGCACTCAAGTTTAGTGGCGGGCATGTAGATTGTGGAGCAGATAAGAGTTTAACCGACATTGGCGATCAGATTACATTGGAGGTGTGGATAAAGCCTGAGAAACCCGGTTGGGCGATTTTCGCGGGTATATCGAGATCAGGAAATAATTCTTATGTAATTGCGTGGTCAGACCAAACTCGGGTTGATTTTAATCTCTGGAACGGTGCCTTAGAAACATGGCCCTTTCACAGCGTAGGTCAGCCCGATGTGGGTAAATGGCATCATGTCGCTGGTGTTTACGATGGTTCTGTAGCCATTATTTATGTCAATGGTGAAGTAGATAATGAGAAAAAATTCGAGGGAGTCCTCAAACATAACGGAGAAAACTTCTGGATGGGTGCCAGAAAATCGGACGGACTTCCCTACCACGGCATTCTTGACGAACTGCGCCTTTACAACCGCGGTCTCAGTCAAGAAGAGATTGAAAACAATCTCGAAGCGGAAGGACTTGCTGTCGATCCGACCCAGAAATTGGCACTCACTTGGGGAGCAATAAAGGTTTCACAGTAG
- a CDS encoding Rieske (2Fe-2S) protein, with product MARVVVGKVSEIPPGNRKIIVPFRGKAGIGVFNVDGKFYAIRNICPHRRGPLCTGELSGRFAADAPPSIEGATLSVDGLGEVLRCPWHQWTFDIATGQCLVDETLRVATYPVKIDGDDVVVEYDG from the coding sequence ATGGCACGTGTTGTTGTTGGAAAAGTATCAGAGATTCCACCCGGGAACCGCAAAATCATCGTCCCGTTCCGCGGGAAGGCGGGCATTGGGGTCTTTAATGTTGATGGCAAATTTTACGCCATTCGTAACATCTGTCCGCACCGGCGAGGACCGCTCTGCACAGGCGAACTCAGCGGTAGATTCGCCGCCGATGCACCACCTTCAATTGAAGGCGCGACACTCTCTGTTGATGGTTTAGGCGAGGTCCTGCGCTGTCCGTGGCATCAGTGGACGTTTGACATTGCCACCGGACAATGCCTCGTTGATGAAACCTTGCGGGTAGCGACATATCCCGTCAAGATTGACGGTGATGATGTCGTCGTCGAATACGATGGTTAA
- a CDS encoding amidohydrolase family protein encodes MRQIGSTPVTAPGWTAKPKDGIAIVDCDVHHNFRHPTQLLPYLSKFYQEHLLDQGLHLGGYPNIPIRSNRVDLKGRVEEAIESTPKNSGGDPRDFNFTLEFLQDEHLDVWNIDVGLLTGPPPFYGYSGLPDPDWAAALCRAFNDWTIEHWLDRDERVVNAILVSPSDPPQAVEEINRLADRKDTAAVMVPMGTSRPFGNRFYHPIWEACEEHGLPVVSHIGGGGGATRNTPTPVGHPTYYMESRMSRPYVASSHATSLICEGVFEKFPNLKFALIEAQQMWAVPVMWHLDTDWKALRDQTPWLKRLPSEYFREHIRVGSQPMHEPEKPEQMYQMLEMLHADETLIFCSDFPHFDWNDPVTVFPKLSEDLHRRIFAQNALDMLRLDVEETNGSQSPIPNSQPATTAQATHEENS; translated from the coding sequence ATGCGTCAGATTGGATCAACCCCTGTTACCGCACCCGGTTGGACTGCGAAACCCAAAGACGGGATCGCTATCGTCGATTGTGATGTTCACCACAACTTTCGCCACCCTACGCAACTGCTGCCTTATCTGTCAAAATTCTATCAGGAGCATCTCCTCGACCAAGGGCTACATCTCGGTGGGTATCCGAACATCCCGATTCGGAGCAACCGTGTTGACCTCAAAGGCAGAGTCGAAGAAGCCATCGAATCGACACCGAAAAATTCCGGCGGTGACCCCAGAGATTTTAACTTCACATTGGAATTCCTCCAAGATGAGCATCTCGATGTCTGGAATATTGATGTCGGTCTGCTTACTGGACCGCCGCCATTCTACGGGTATTCTGGGCTACCTGACCCGGACTGGGCAGCTGCGCTATGCCGCGCCTTTAACGATTGGACAATCGAGCATTGGCTTGATCGCGACGAACGCGTTGTCAACGCTATCCTCGTTTCACCCTCCGATCCACCCCAAGCTGTGGAAGAAATTAACAGGCTCGCAGACCGGAAGGACACTGCTGCTGTTATGGTGCCGATGGGAACGAGTCGTCCCTTTGGCAACCGCTTCTATCATCCTATATGGGAGGCGTGTGAAGAACATGGACTCCCAGTTGTGTCACATATCGGCGGTGGCGGCGGGGCAACCCGAAACACGCCAACCCCGGTCGGGCATCCCACCTACTACATGGAATCCCGGATGAGCAGACCTTATGTCGCCAGTTCACACGCAACATCTCTCATCTGTGAAGGTGTCTTTGAGAAGTTTCCCAACCTCAAGTTCGCACTCATTGAAGCACAACAGATGTGGGCGGTGCCGGTAATGTGGCATTTGGATACCGACTGGAAAGCACTGCGCGACCAGACACCATGGCTGAAGCGGCTACCGAGTGAGTATTTCCGCGAACACATCCGAGTCGGGTCACAGCCGATGCACGAACCTGAGAAACCGGAACAGATGTACCAGATGTTGGAAATGCTCCACGCAGATGAAACCCTAATATTCTGCTCAGACTTCCCGCATTTCGACTGGAACGATCCAGTAACGGTTTTCCCCAAACTCTCAGAAGACTTACACCGTCGGATCTTCGCCCAAAACGCCCTTGATATGCTTCGATTGGATGTCGAAGAAACCAATGGATCCCAGAGTCCAATCCCGAACTCGCAGCCTGCAACAACGGCGCAGGCGACTCATGAGGAAAACAGTTGA
- a CDS encoding phytanoyl-CoA dioxygenase family protein: MAQVTDHTKPFIVDKNLGTALDIDNAQLTETTSDGTPVVAPTQEQKYLFDMRGWLLVPGVLSGDELAEMQEFGYKLRHEPESIPEHERSPLGGPMQRLADHPNVVGFLNEFLAHPALSSQECYGFRMESCSLFYRTVGDGNFGPHNGNGMLRFPGDSHLYRCIPGRGYSGLTRIVWELNPVKYRQGGTLFITASHKAVYTAPDTIRSQDSLIWDTYECPAGSLLFFTEALTHSTHTWTNEENDRLAIFSCYNTVNSKWHDWDPHPKLLAGMPAKRQTLFRPVRAANNLIGETYRH; the protein is encoded by the coding sequence ATGGCACAAGTTACGGATCACACCAAACCGTTTATTGTTGATAAAAACCTCGGAACGGCACTCGACATTGATAACGCACAACTCACGGAAACAACCTCCGATGGCACACCTGTTGTCGCACCGACACAAGAACAGAAATACCTCTTTGACATGCGCGGATGGCTTTTGGTTCCGGGGGTGCTGTCAGGTGATGAACTCGCGGAGATGCAAGAGTTCGGATATAAACTTCGCCACGAACCGGAGTCGATTCCAGAGCATGAACGCTCTCCGCTCGGTGGTCCCATGCAACGCCTTGCTGACCATCCGAATGTCGTCGGTTTTCTCAACGAGTTTCTCGCACATCCAGCGTTGTCAAGCCAAGAATGCTACGGCTTCCGTATGGAATCCTGTAGTTTGTTCTATCGGACAGTGGGCGATGGAAACTTTGGACCCCACAACGGAAACGGGATGCTCCGTTTCCCCGGCGACTCGCACCTCTATCGGTGTATCCCCGGCAGAGGCTATAGCGGGTTAACTCGCATCGTCTGGGAACTGAATCCTGTCAAATATCGGCAGGGAGGCACCCTGTTTATTACTGCGAGCCATAAAGCCGTCTACACAGCACCCGACACAATCCGAAGCCAGGATTCTCTAATTTGGGATACGTATGAGTGTCCTGCTGGGTCCCTCCTCTTTTTCACGGAGGCATTGACCCATAGCACCCACACGTGGACGAACGAAGAAAATGACCGACTCGCTATTTTCAGTTGTTACAATACCGTCAATAGCAAATGGCACGATTGGGATCCGCACCCGAAATTGTTAGCCGGAATGCCTGCCAAACGGCAAACTCTTTTCCGTCCCGTCCGCGCTGCCAATAACTTAATCGGTGAAACCTACCGTCATTAG
- a CDS encoding aminotransferase class III-fold pyridoxal phosphate-dependent enzyme, whose protein sequence is MGRSFEKSLAWQKRAKAALVGGGQPHKQSQPPSPVMIAGAKGAHFWDADGNDYIDYLMGFGPMILGHAYPTVIDTVTKYLVERGNVYNFGHTLEVELAEKLVQIIPSADRVAYFVGGSDATTGAIKFARAYTGREKVIRSGYHGWHDWCSHARGHLSSAAAATLSVDFNDLEGLADLFKAHPDEIACLIMEPSGQDLPKDGYLEEAKALVNANGALMIFDEVKTGFRYSLGGAQEYFGVTPDMSVFGKALANGFATAVVVGREDIMNEVGDVWVAATFHGEVSLVAAAIATIEELEAKDGVAFMWKQGQKLLDGYREMTARLGIENARIGGIGPMPYFGLSTDSDDESQQRFKETFYEATLDGGLYLPEGHIWFMSMSHTDEDVAKTLNVSEDALKRAKAA, encoded by the coding sequence ATGGGACGAAGTTTTGAAAAATCACTCGCGTGGCAAAAGCGAGCGAAAGCCGCGCTGGTCGGCGGTGGACAACCCCATAAACAGAGCCAGCCACCGAGCCCTGTTATGATTGCAGGCGCGAAAGGCGCGCATTTCTGGGATGCCGATGGCAACGACTATATCGATTACCTCATGGGATTTGGACCTATGATCCTTGGGCACGCCTATCCGACTGTGATTGATACGGTCACAAAGTATCTCGTTGAAAGAGGGAATGTTTATAATTTCGGACATACCCTTGAAGTAGAACTCGCTGAAAAGTTGGTTCAGATTATCCCTTCGGCGGATAGGGTTGCTTACTTTGTTGGCGGATCGGACGCAACAACCGGCGCGATTAAGTTCGCTCGCGCATATACCGGCAGAGAAAAGGTCATTCGATCCGGTTATCACGGCTGGCACGATTGGTGTAGCCACGCCCGCGGACATCTATCAAGTGCTGCTGCCGCTACACTCAGCGTCGATTTCAACGATCTCGAAGGTCTTGCTGACCTCTTTAAAGCACACCCTGACGAGATCGCGTGTCTGATTATGGAACCTTCTGGACAGGACCTTCCGAAAGACGGTTATCTCGAAGAGGCAAAGGCACTCGTCAATGCAAACGGTGCTTTGATGATTTTTGACGAGGTCAAAACTGGGTTCCGCTATTCTTTGGGCGGTGCTCAGGAGTACTTCGGGGTCACCCCCGATATGTCCGTTTTCGGAAAAGCACTCGCGAATGGGTTCGCCACGGCTGTCGTCGTCGGGAGAGAAGATATTATGAATGAAGTTGGCGATGTCTGGGTAGCCGCAACCTTCCACGGCGAGGTATCGCTCGTCGCCGCCGCAATCGCCACAATCGAGGAACTCGAGGCGAAGGACGGTGTCGCCTTTATGTGGAAACAAGGACAGAAGTTGCTGGATGGCTACAGAGAGATGACGGCACGTCTCGGTATTGAGAACGCCCGCATCGGTGGCATCGGACCCATGCCCTACTTCGGCTTGAGTACCGACAGTGATGACGAAAGCCAACAACGGTTTAAGGAAACCTTCTACGAGGCGACTTTGGATGGTGGTTTATATCTGCCCGAAGGACATATCTGGTTCATGTCCATGTCGCACACCGATGAAGATGTCGCGAAGACACTTAACGTCTCTGAGGATGCTCTCAAACGCGCCAAAGCCGCATAG